The window TTGTTTGTAAAATGCACAGGGggcacagagagcagagaggaccCTGTAGGATGGAGTATGATCCTATTCTGTTTGTATCTATGCCTAACACACTCATGCTCACTTATTCCCTTACTCCCTAAGCAGCCCTCCTAGATGAGCGTCTTCATTCTAGACTTCCATACACTCTGGCTCTGCAATCTGCACTATCAcctctctttgctttcctttcctgcATTTTGGATCTTCTCCCCAAGCTATAGGACTAATTTCAAAACAGAGGCATGTATAATTTAcatctttcatttcctcattcctACTGTAGCATTTTGTTTCAACGGGAGGGAATAGGGGATTTTTGCACCTTGGATTTCTTTCAGACTGGAAGACCAGGCCTGAAGCCAAATCACCAAATCTGCAGCAGAGCACATCTGAAATATCCCATAGCACTGATGATCTCTCACGTGCCACGTTAGAAGACACTTGGGATGTTAGTAGCCAGTTAGAGAGGCACCAGGAAAACTGGAAGAGACATCTGGGGCCAGATGCATCCACCCAGAAGAAAATCACACCAGAGGAAAGCTTTGAGCAAAATAAATTTGGTGAAAACTCTAGATTGAACACAGACCTGGTTACACAATTGAACATTCCTTCAAGGCCTAGTGAATGTGATACACTTGGAAGCAATTTGGGACATAATTCTGACTTACCTAATCAGAATAATATCCTTGCAAAAAagaaaccttataaatgtaataaatgtagAAAAGCCTTTATTCATAGATCATCGCTTACTAAACATGAGAAAACTCATAAAGGAGAGGGAGCTTTCCCAAGTGGTACAGATCAGGGAATTTATCCTGGAAAGAAACACCATGAATGTACTGACTGTGGGAAAACCTTCCTCTGGAAAACACAACTTACTgagcatcagagaattcacactggggaAAAGCCCTTTGAATGTAACGTGTGTGGGAAGGCCTTCCGGCATAGCTCATCCCTTGGTCAGCACGAGAAtgctcatactggagagaaaccctaccAGTGTAGTCTCTGTGGGAAAGCCTTCCAGCGCAGCTCCTCCCTTGTTCAAcaccagagaattcacactggagaaaaaccctatcGATGTAATTTATGTGGGAGGTCTTTTAGGCATGGCACATCCCTCACTCAACATGAGGTCACGCATAGTGGAGAGAAACCCTTccaatgtaaggaatgtgggaaagcctttagtcGATGTTCTTCCCTTGTCCAGCATGAAAGgactcatacaggagagaaaccttttGAATGTAGCATATGTGGGAGGGCTTTTGGTCAGAGCCCATCCCTTTATAAACATATGAGGATTCATAAGAGAGGCAAACCTTACCAAAGCAATAACTACAGTATAGATTTCAAGCACAGCTCGTCTCTTACTCAAGATGAAAGCACTCTCACTGAAATGAAATCCTATCATTGTAATGACTGTGGGGAAGACTTCAGTCACCTTGCAGACTTTACTGACCATCAGAGGATCCATACTGGAGAGAACCCCTATGATTGTGAGCAGGACTTTAACCAACAACCTATTTCTCAtcctggagagaagccctatcaGTGTAATGTATGTGGAAAAGCTTTCAAAAGGAGTACAAGTTTCATAGAGCATCacagaattcatactggagaaaaaccctatgaatgtaatgaatgtggagAAGCCTTCAGTCGACGCTCATCACTTACTCAACATGAGAGaacccacactggagagaaaccctatgaatgtattgactgtgggaaagccttcagtcagAGTTCATCCCTCATTCAGCATGagagaactcatactggagaaaaaccctatgaatgtaatgaatgtgggcgAGCCTTCCGAAAGAAAACCAATCTGCACGatcatcagagaattcatactggagaaaaaccctacgcttgtaaagaatgtggaaaaaactTCAGTCGAAGCTCAGCTCTTACTAAACACCAGAGAATTCATACACGAAATAAACTCTAGAAACCCTGAAATTAAGGAATATGCAAAAAGCTTTAGCTAAAATATTGTTCAGGATCAGAGGATTCTTACATGAGAGAAAGCTTGAGAATGTATTcagttatgtgtgtgtttgtatgttgcGTGTGGAGAAAACTGCTAGTagacttttttaaataaataaaagccacatTCTCAGATCTGATTATAAACTTTTGTAAGAAACAACTACAAATATCGTATATAACCAGTTGGAAATTATATGCTTCTATATTGGACTTTATAAAGCTTTTGAATATATGTATGCAGGAGATCACCAACATTGAACAGTTTGACTTGTAACTCTTATTTACAggctttttttaataaataaaaatcctgcAGTAGTGaccaaaattcactttttaaagttgCTTGACAACTGCATTCAGCTGCAGCTCTTACATTAAATTCACCATGGAAACCAATTCCACCTCTAGGAATTCACCATCCGAAGAATTAGGTCAACTGATCCAACCacttcattgtacagatgaagaaactgaaagccaAAGATGTGAAGTGGTTTGCACAGTGTGATGCAGCTTATAATGGCAAAGCTGGGTGGAGAATGCAGGTCTCCTGGATCTTTGGCCCCATGGTCTTGCCACTAAAAAGGTATTTTGGAATTCAGAgagctttaaaataaatcagattCATGAACATTTAATGAGCACTCATGAGTTGGGTACTTTGGGAATTCATAAAAGCATAAGAGGCCCCCAAACATACGCAAATTTGTCACAGACTTACTGAAAGCAGCTTGTTGGAAGCTTGtaaaccaaaatgttaacagaagCTGTAAATAGTTGAACTACTggtaacttttttccttttcccaagtATCATAATTACACTTTCAGTTAACATGCATCGGTTTCGTAAAACTATCAAATACTCTTATTGTGCTTTTTATGACACTCCCATGAAAGAGCACTGTCCCAAGCTTCCTATAATGAATCAATGGGAAAACAACACAAAGCTAAGAGGagaatttttccccaaattcattTTACTGTAGAGAAGTATATATCCAATTATCCATTGCcataaaatttgtctttaaatcAGTTTAAAGAATCAGCATGTAATGGTTCATTTTCTGTGCCAAGGAAATATTTTGCCATAAAAGAATTAACTTTTTTAGCTCTGTGCTGCTTTCCCATCAGTAAAGCATGAGCTAAATTTCAGTAGCCCACTCCAATATTTAATGTCCCCTAATGCCTCCTATGGGCTATCATAAAGGAATTTCTAGAAACTTTGTTGGCTCATTGGCACCAACAGTGCAGATAAATTTGGAAGCAGCTGTGGACACTGACCCCTTTCACACAAGAGCCTTTTTCCCTTAAGATAAGCAGATCTTCCCACCCTAATGATGGGTCATGGGGAGGAGTGATATCCGTGGTGTTGATGGTGAACCTTCCCTACTGGCTGCTTTGCAAGGCGGGTAGCAAGACCCATCATCCTTGTCTCATCCTGGATAACATGAGGCAGCTCCCAAACATTCTTCATAATTCTTTGCAGGAGAAATGTACAAGGGGGCCAAGATGTGGGATGTCTGGCTCGATGAGTCTATCATGTGGAGCAGGATGGGGTGCTCCATAGCAGATCTGCCCTTCCGAGACAGTAACCATTCAAAAATACCTTGTTAGGTGATGTTCCATGCTCAGCACACACACAATGCCAAGGTCATGCTTGTGTTGTCTGATGACATAGTTTGACAATGGGTAATTCTACTCCATCCCTCCTCTACTGGTTGGCTAGGATGCCTATCAGGAACTCATTTTGATGCTGATTGTTTGGGGATCCCAATAGTGAACTCTTTGCAAGAATGGCATGAATTGTGACCAAGTGAGTGCTACCCTACTGTTATGGAAGTTTATAAAGACTTAGTTCCAGAAGACCCAAAGGAGACTGCTGGTTTATGTGTGGAGCCTGGCCTAGATCCAATCAACCTCTGAATTTCAGTGTATCCTCATTGATAGGGAGCCCAGGATGTATGTGTGGCTGATAAAGCAAAGGATTCTCTTGTCCCAGCAACTATGCACCATGCATTTATTAACCCCCAGCTTTCTAGGCCACGTGAAATGCATCCTTGTAACATCAttgtattatttcaataaatagcCTTCTTAGTTGATGGGAGTCAGtttgtctttttcaattttcagaGCTTGGCTAAGACTAAAGAGTGGCACATCAAGGAGGAGGGATTAACGGCTAAACAAAGCACAGCCAGGTGAGTTGTTAAtaggtaccatttattgaatgcttcctaTTTGAAAGAAATGGTGCTACGTATTTTACAGCCATCATTTCATTAATCCTTAGAAGTACCCATTCTAGGTCTTGTGGTAGCTTTTGTCTTTGCCCAGctgttttctccctcttcctcttgtaACAGTCCCTGCTGTGCTGACCACAGGAACACAAGTCAAGACATCCATGGGGCTTGGTGATAGTTCTAGGGGGAAGCATGTGACCTAGTTGAGTCAGTCGGAGTTCTTTGCCAGAACTTTTTCAAAATAGAGTTGGCAGGGACACTTTAATTTTGAGGTTGCTACGCTGGAAAAGTGAAGGCCTTGAGCTGCCTGGAGCCTGATTCCTTATCAGAGGGGAGGTCTGTTGTAGTAGGAGAGGATGCAGCTGATGTGATGGTGTTCTCATTTCTAATCCCTGAGGTCCTTGGTCCTGGCTTAATTTCTGAAACCTTTCCTGGCATTCACTGGGCTCCCCACTATCAGTCCAATGATCCCCCCCTTTTGGATTAAGCTAATTTGTcagatttctgttgcttgcatTAAAGAAACCTAGTACATATATTATATTCTTGTTTTATAATAGGGGGAAAAACCCAGAGATGTAATTCACTTGAGGTAGCACTGCCCATGACAGATTCAGGCTTCGAACCCAGGACTATCTGGATGCAAAGACATAGCACTTAACCTCTCACTGTCTCCAGAGCCATGTTATGTTCAAGGAGCGGCATATGACGCAACATCGTTGGAGGGGTGAGTGGATGAAGGAATGTAGTGATAGGTTGTAGGCCATGCAGAGACAAAACAATGAAGGGCCTTGGAATGTTTTTCCTATTTCAGTAAATTAAATCCCCTAAATTCACCCGCGACCTTTACACTTAATCTATCAGTTATTTACATTTGCCCATACTGTAGATAAGATCTTGTatcgtatttttaaaaaaatgttcatcataGATATTTTCCATGTTCCTACACAGTCTCAAGAGCTCCTTAACAAGTAAGTCCCCTACTTTTGCAACATACTTGGATTGTTTTTGGTGGTGTTTTTTATAATAATGACAttgaatactttatttttttaagcacccctcctctttttcttatagaaccttttcttaaaatatccagaatgagagaaaatatccaaaataggaTTACTGGGTCAGCCTGTGTAGGTTAGTATAACCAGATGATGTGAGACTCATACAAGAATACACTGAATACAACAGCACAGAAATAATAGTCTCAAAATTGCAAAAGGGAGCCAGGAGAAAACCAGTCTCCCGCTCCTGATGTCTGGGTGTCTCTGGGGAAGGCCCCAGGCAGGCATTATGTCCACCAGAGCATCTGGCACAGCTCTGTGCCAGCTTGGGAAGATAAAACTGCAGTTAGAAGACACGATGATGGTGCTGCCCAATTCCTTATAGCTGCTGAACTAGTTAGTTCTTACTCatctgttaaaatgcaaatgtcaCTTCAGGGAAGGTTTTAATGACTGCCCTACTTAAACCAAATCAGTctccttttatattttcacaGATTACTGTTAATGTCCTTCATGTTACCACAATTTGTGATTGTTTGCttgtctccccaccccaccctgcacTCAGTTGTGAGTTCCAGGAAGGCAGGGTCCGTGTCTACCTTGCTAACTTTTTTTGTTCCCCTGCTTATCACAATGCATAAGTAGGTACTTAATACCTTGTTAAATGAGAGATGAAGTGGAGATTTGTTGATAGACAAAGAAGACTGGCTTATAAATGAAAAGGTAATCAGTCTTGAAATCAGAATAttgcaaaagaaagcagtaagtTACTATTTCAtgcccattagattggcaaaaatttgGAAGTCTGGCGGGGGAAAATGAGAACCtgtatacactgctggtgagagggTAAATTAGTATAATCATCTGGGGGAGTAATTTGGCAATATCCAGTAAATTGAAGCTAAGCATACCTcgtgacccagcagttccatttCTAGGTCTATACCCCAGACTAGACATTCTCCCAGGTGAGCACCAAGACATgcacaaggatgctcactgcaGCAGTATTTGGAGTAGTAAAAATACGGACACAACACAAATGTCAGTAAGTGAATGGGCTAATAAATCGTAGCATATTCTTATAATTTAATACAATGCAGTACTTAAATGAAGGAACCACAGCAtctggcaaaaacaaaaacaaacaaaagcccagctctgcctaTTCCACTCCTGTACCCACGTGGCTAATCGTGGCTGGAGAAATGGAGCCACGGTGACTAGTCCCACTTTAAATTCCTGATTGCCAACCCCAAGCGTTTGTTTCCCTGGTCAAGTCAGTGTCCCAGTCTCCTAAGGCACTGTTTTACAGCTTCTCTCTTCTCAACCTCCGGCACTTCAACCCATCCTCACTCAGCTGGTTACCTTATTTCCTAGTTAACGGAGGAAAATAAAATCGATCAAAAGATAACTACTCACCTGCGTGCATCTTGTCTGTGCGCTCTTCCTTCCTGTTCCTGTGGTTGACACTTGGTTCTTTTATCTAAGACCAACTTCTTTTCTGATGCACTAGATCCCATTCTTAAACTAGGACGTCATTCCTACAACTGTCCTCTTTCCTGCATCTTTTTCTTGGCTACTGAATCTTTCCCATCAGCAAAATTATGTGTAgtttttctcatcttaaatatatatatttgtaaatatatgtcaatataaatatatatgctgCATCCCCCTCCGCCTGCCACTCCATTTCTTCACTTAGTAGACACTCAATAGAGGTGTCTCATACTCATTGTCTCCAGTTATCTCTTGCACCTCCTCCAATCAGGTCTTCATTTCTGCTGTTGTCAAATGTCACTGATGGACTCCATGTGGCTAAATCCAATGGTCTTTTTCCAATCCTTTTTCTTGACCTTTCAGTGTCATTTGGTACAGTTGGTGACTTCCTCACTCttgacacatttttttccccttggtttcCAGGTTATCACACCTACTTAGATTTCCGTATACTTTATTGACAGCTGCTTCTCccaggttgtttttctttttgctgtagaCGTGGAAATTCTATGGCTGAGTCTTtggagctcttttctttttcttcagtcacCCTCATTGGAGCTCGCTTCCTGTCTCCTGGCTTTCTGCTTGTTGACAACTTCAAATTTTCTATCTCCAGCCCAGGATTCcgtactgtatatatatataccattccATATAACCAAGTGCCTATGCGACATCTCCACTTGGGTGTCTAACAGATATCTCCAATGTAATATGTCCAAAGATGACCTAACCCATAATCTCCCCTTTTCCCAGCGCTATCATAATCATGTTCCtccctcagtcttcccatctggAAAAAGCCAAccccatccttccagttgctcaggtcCCAAAGTGGGAAATCattcttgattcctttctttcacACCCCACATCCAAGCTTCAGTAAGTCCTGTCTGCTAACTTACAGGATATATGAGGATGACCATTTCCTGTTGCCTCTACCTTCACCCAAGTCACTGTCATCATCTCTGCCTCAGATATTTGCAATAGCTTCCTAATTggtttctctgcttccattcttgCCTCTCTATGTTCACAGTTCATCAGCTAGAGTGGTACTGTAAAAATCTaggatcatgtcactcctctgctcgtAGCCCTCCAATAGCTTTTCATTTTACTGAATAAAAGCTAAAGTAAAAGCTCTACGTAGTTTTGCCACCACCTGTCACCCCATATTGCCTGACTCACCATATCTTCCTTCATGATCACTCTGCTCCAGGCCCACTGGCCTCCTGCAGTAACTTAAACACACATGGCAAGTTTCCACTACAGTGTCTTTACGTTTGCTGTTCCTTTTCCTGGAATCCTCTTTCCCGAGATAACACATGGTTTGGCTCCTCACGTCCTTCAGATCTTTACTCAACATCTTACCAGAGAGCACTTTCTTGCTTACCCTATCAAAATAGCAGTCCCCCTCCATGGCacaccccttctcccttcccagctTCATTTTTTCCATAATAGCTACCACCACCTGTCATTCTAAGTATTTCACTTGTTTATTATATGTCCTTCTCTAgaaggtaagctccatgagagtagggattttgggggggcgggggaggtggTGGTAAACTTTCGTGAAGcataacatacagaaaagtgcacaaaaagCAAGTGAACAGCTTGATGATAGAGGGCAgcaacttttctctcttttgttcagtgctgtgtccccagcacaggAGATATTTAATGAATGGTTGAACTCGATGTACATGTATTAACAAGGCTGACATACTGTAAACAATTGAAAATAAAGTTGAGGGTTACATACACTGTGATATgtt of the Equus quagga isolate Etosha38 chromosome 13, UCLA_HA_Equagga_1.0, whole genome shotgun sequence genome contains:
- the ZFP90 gene encoding zinc finger protein 90 homolog, which encodes MAPRPPTAASQESVTFKDVAVDFTWEEWHYVDPAQRRLYRDVMLENYSHLVSLGYQVSKPEVIFKLEQGEEPWITEGEIQRPFCPDWKTRPEAKSPNLQQSTSEISHSTDDLSRATLEDTWDVSSQLERHQENWKRHLGPDASTQKKITPEESFEQNKFGENSRLNTDLVTQLNIPSRPSECDTLGSNLGHNSDLPNQNNILAKKKPYKCNKCRKAFIHRSSLTKHEKTHKGEGAFPSGTDQGIYPGKKHHECTDCGKTFLWKTQLTEHQRIHTGEKPFECNVCGKAFRHSSSLGQHENAHTGEKPYQCSLCGKAFQRSSSLVQHQRIHTGEKPYRCNLCGRSFRHGTSLTQHEVTHSGEKPFQCKECGKAFSRCSSLVQHERTHTGEKPFECSICGRAFGQSPSLYKHMRIHKRGKPYQSNNYSIDFKHSSSLTQDESTLTEMKSYHCNDCGEDFSHLADFTDHQRIHTGENPYDCEQDFNQQPISHPGEKPYQCNVCGKAFKRSTSFIEHHRIHTGEKPYECNECGEAFSRRSSLTQHERTHTGEKPYECIDCGKAFSQSSSLIQHERTHTGEKPYECNECGRAFRKKTNLHDHQRIHTGEKPYACKECGKNFSRSSALTKHQRIHTRNKL